One genomic window of Brachionichthys hirsutus isolate HB-005 chromosome 22, CSIRO-AGI_Bhir_v1, whole genome shotgun sequence includes the following:
- the samm50l gene encoding sorting and assembly machinery component 50 homolog B — MGTVHAKNVDPLPMRGRDLGVTPDDLAETPDVAKQEVLENKDVVVQHVNIQGLGRTKEDLLGYEISDVFHAKNLIDVMRKAHAARQRLLRLGVFKEVEVLIDTSEGADALPNGLDVIFEVTEMKRLTGSYNTMVGNNEGSMVLGLTLPNMLGRAEKLAFQFSYGTKETSYGLSFFKPQPGHFERNLSLNVYKVTGQFPWSSLKETDRGVSAELSFPLGLTDHTVKWEGVWRALGCLARSASFAVREESGHSLKSALSHTVSVDSRNSAIFPSRGALLRINQELAGYTGGDTSFLKEDFELQLNKRLFWDSVLSASLWGGMLYPLKGQPSCIADRFYLGGPTSVRGFGMYSIGPQSEGDYLGGGAYWASGLHLYTPLPFRPGKGSFGDLFRTHFFLNAGNLCNLNYGGGPRAHLQKLAECIRWSYGAGIVLRLGNIARLELNYCVPMGVQSGDRICDGVQFGAGIRFL, encoded by the exons ATGGGGACTGTTCACGCCAAG AACGTGGATCCGCTCCCGATGCGTGGCCGGGATTTGGGGGTCACCCCCGATGACCTGGCGGAGACGCCAGATGTGGCCAAGCAGGAGGTCCTTGAAAACAAAGAC GTGGTCGTCCAGCACGTCAACATCCAGGGTCTCGGGAGAACTAAAGAGGATCTGCTGGGCTATGAGATCTCTGATGTGTTCCACGCTAAGAACCTCATCGAC GTGATGAGGAAAGCTCacgctgctcggcagaggttgCTCCGCCTGGGAGTCTTCAAAGAGGTGGAGGTTCTCATTGATACGTCTGAAG gcgcGGACGCTCTGCCCAACGGTCTGGACGTCATTTTTGAGGTGACCGAGATGAAGAGGCTGACGGGAAGCTACAACACCATGGTGGGCAACAACGAAGGAAGCATG GTGCTCGGCTTGACGTTGCCCAACATGCTTGGACGAGCTGAAAAACTCGCCTTCCAGTTCTCCTACGGGACCAAGGAGACGTCGTACGGCCTGTCCTTCTTCAAGCCCCAGCCGGGACACTTTGAGCGCAA CCTCAGCCTCAACGTGTACAAAGTCACCGGTCAGTTCCCGTGGAGCTCTTTGAAGGAGACCGACAGAGGCGTGTCCGCGGAGCTCAGC TTTCCTCTCGGCCTCACCGACCACACGGTGAAGTGGGAAGGCGTGTGGCGGGCGCTGGGCTGCCTGGCGCGCAGCGCGTCCTTCGCTGTGCGGGAAGAGAGCGGCCACTCGCTGAAGTCTGCCCTCTCG CACACCGTCTCCGTTGACTCGAGGAATTCTGCCATATTCCCCAGTCGAGGCGCTTTACTCCGGATCAACCAG GAGCTGGCTGGCTACACGGGAGGAGACACCAGCTTCTTGAAAGAGGATTTTGAACTGCAGCTCAACAAACGGCTCTTCTGGGACTCG GTCCTGTCTGCTTCTCTGTGGGGTGGGATGCTCTACCCGCTGAAAGGACAGCCGTCCTGCATCGCCGACAG GTTCTACCTCGGAGGTCCAACCAGTGTGCGAGGATTCGGGATGTACAGCATCGGACCGCAGAGCGAAG GTGACTACCTGGGCGGGGGGGCGTACTGGGCCAGCGGGCTGCACCTCTACACGCCGCTGCCCTTCAGGCCAGGCAAGGGCAGCTTCGGAGACCTTTTCAGAACGCATTTCTTCCTCAACGCAGGCAACCTCTGCAACCTCAACTACG GAGGGGGTCCCCGAGCACACCTCCAGAAGCTCGCGGAGTGCATCCGCTGGTCGTACGGAGCGGGCATCGTGCTGCGACTCGGGAACATCGCCCGGCTGGAGCTCAACTACTGCGTGCCCATGGGGGTGCAGAGCGGAGACAG GATATGTGACGGTGTCCAGTTTGGAGCCGGGATCCGCTTCCTGTGA